Proteins encoded within one genomic window of Megalopta genalis isolate 19385.01 chromosome 10, iyMegGena1_principal, whole genome shotgun sequence:
- the LOC117220289 gene encoding coiled-coil domain-containing protein 39 isoform X3, with product MKLKENLSGKFQSAKEKLTMMKNRLNTLKTEQDMNQKLLNTHSVQLETENHHYRLNCSTESSLRQDARNFEKEWKKVNETVTNVTKELEKMTKKIEAAKNAVKYDEKNLKEWEDSLNQNEDNNQLIEQYLKEDSKEYNEMELKRQKLCKELQTYREAIIKITNEGRETEIVLDRTTKLYNQASADYRQICNQWRESVVMLQQKNDDIQRVLKETESLQEITQDKRNALEESEKFLRDQRENNRQVEELIKKLEKNLCNIKEEQQKAKETHSAYENQLVIQKNIIKESTNRVEHLRNDIKRKEAEIQNKSMKIEKLNLQVAELTKKLQDIGDQELDIKEKAKELEKMFQEQEKKKVTIIKEVNRLQNANLRVRNQIQKLEDERKIARMQYLNESKKYEYLDKLCSKDEKILEEAKQTLYQVDFELQKSEMKLDRLRGHERDKSEAERKQIKIEELKGTLDEKMKISKLLQSQITNLEYDMRKMTNSIASDNNELEYLRNKRQDLVLLTDAGEKQLKAAQNCYEEKQVEESVLRLKVSQLEKMISSIGNSVYDLERYRLELEAAVKERKAEIAVQKETLIIEKRIANSECSEVKNAIAERNIRIKQLQARYENGIAMLGTNPDGTPINTTQLKIQNAQERYLLQEQGDKLDETITKTELEIQAMENTLRVINVCNDKYKLTTLSTDEKNKPEQEEHRKLDEELQNMEQTLKQKNCELNCLTENLQKMQNEYVGVLKQIDEIQEQKENKNQYMVELRQQIREQEGKILRADKSLKNVQKAIQQKSLTTGDSLVLIQEKEIELRELQEQNFILSQNIAEFTIHHVEAEAYIKKLLAAKNMELPSIPLTIQTPMSNHSHNSPNSIEYVSNSTHRKSIISSSRESIGKVVNITPEFQTIASKASNKRFTRHEKQSSVKTIYIQSTKKSN from the exons ATGAAACTGAAAGAAAATTTAAGTGGGAAATTCCAGTCTGCGAAGGAAAAACTTACAATGATGAAAAATCGTCTAAACACTTTGAAAACGGAGCAAGATATGAATCAAAAGCTTCTCAACACGCACTCTGTGCAACTTGAAACTGAAAACCACCATTACAGACTGAACTGCAGCACAGAATCGAGTTTGCGGCAAGATGCGCGAAATTTTGAAAAGGAATGGAAGAAAGTGAATGAGACAGTGACAAATGTTACAAAAGAATTAGAAAAAATGACAAAAAAGATTGAGGCAGCAAAAAACGCGGTAAAATACGATGAAAAAAACTTGAAAGAATGGGAAGATTCATTGAATCAAAACGAGGATAATAATCAACTTATAGAACAATATCTGAAAGAAGATTCGAAAGAGTACAAT GAAATGGAATTGAAAAGGCAGAAACTGTGTAAAGAATTGCAAACCTACCGTGAGGCAATTATTAAAATAACTAATGAAGGACGAGAGACTGAAATTGTTCTTGATCGCACAACCAAATTGTACAATCAAGCGTCAGCGGACTATCGACAAATATGCAATCAATGGAGGGAAAGTGTTGTCATGTTGCAACAGAAAAACGACGATATTCAACGTGTTCTTAAA GAAACTGAATCACTGCAAGAGATCACACAAGATAAAAGAAATGCACTTGAGGAATCAGAGAAGTTTTTAAGGGATCAAAGAGAAAACAATAGACAAGTTGAAGAATTGATTAAAAAATTGGAGAAAAATCTTTGTAATATAAaagaagaacagcaaaaagCAAAAGAAACGCACAGTGCATATGAGAACCAA CTTGTCATACAGAAAAATATCATAAAAGAATCTACCAACCGTGTGGAACATCTACGGAATGACATAAAACGCAAAGAGgctgaaattcaaaataaatCAATGAAAATCGAGAAGTTAAACTTGCAAGTAGCTGAATTAACCAAAAAATTGCAAGATATTGGTGACCAAGAATTAGATATAAAAGAAAAAGCAAAAGAGCTAGAAAAGATGTTTCAG GAACAAGAAAAGAAGAAAGTTACAATAATTAAAGAAGTAAACCGATTACAAAACGCAAATTTGCGCGTTAGAAATCAGATACAAAAATTAGAAGATGAAAGGAAGATTGCAAGAATGCAGTATCTGAATGAATCTAAAAAGTACGAATATTTGGACAAGCTGTGTTCTAAAGATGAAAAGATTTTGGAGGAAGCGAAGCAAACATTATATCAAGTGGATTTCGAATTACAAAAGTCCGAAATGAAATTAGATAGATTAAGAGGTCATGAACGGGATAAGTCTGAAGCAGaaagaaaacaaataaaaattgaagaacTAAAGGGCACCTTAGACGAAAAGATGAAAATATCAAAATTGTTACAAAGTCAAATCACAAACTTAGAA TATGACATGAGAAAAATGACCAATAGTATTGCAAGTGACAACAATGAATTAGAGTATCTAAGAAACAAAAGGCAGGATTTAGTTCTTTTAACGGATGCAGGAGAGAAACAATTGAAAGCAGCTCAAAATTGTTATGAAGAGAAACAAGTAGAAGAAAGTGTTTTGCGACTTAAAGTATCACAGCTGGAGAAAATGATATCTAGCATTGGGAATAGTGTTTATGACTTGGAAAGATATCGACTCGAGTTGGAAGCA GCAGTGAAAGAACGCAAGGCAGAAATAGCTGTACAAAAAGAAACGCTTATCATTGAAAAGAGGATTGCTAATAGTGAATGTTCAGAAGTAAAAAATGCTATAGCTGAacgaaatattcgaataaaacaacTACAAGCAAGGTATGAAAATGGTATAGCTATGTTAGGCACTAATCCTGATGGTACTCCAATCAATACTACCCAATTGAAGATTCAAAATGCACAAGAAAGATATCTTTTACAAGAGCAAGGTGATAAGTTAGATGAAACCATAACGAAAACTGAACTTGAAATACAAGCCATGGAAAACACGTTAAGAGTAATAAATGTTTGTAATGACAAATACAAATTAACAACCTTGTCCACGGATGAAAAAAATAAACCTGAACAAGAAGAGCATAGAAAATTGGATGAAGAATTACAAAATATGGAACAAactttaaaacaaaaaaattgtGAACTAAACTGCTTAACTGAAAATCTACAG AAAATGCAAAATGAATATGTTGGAGTCTTAAAACAGATTGATGAAattcaagaacagaaagaaaataaaaatcaataCATGGTTGAGTTAAGGCAACAAATTCGTGAACaggaaggaaaaatattaagagctgacaaaagtttaaaaaatgtacaaaaagCTATTCAACAAAAAAGTCTTACTACAGGGGATTCGTTAGTGCTTATACAAGAG aaAGAGATAGAACTGCGTGAACTGcaagaacaaaattttattctttcGCAAAATATTGCAGAATTTACAATTCACCATGTGGAAGCAGAAGCTTATATCAAGAAGCTTCTAGCTGCTAAAAATATGGAGTTACCATCTATTCCATTAACTATACAGACACCAATGTCCAATCATTCCCATAATTCTCCTAATTCGATAGAATATGTGTCAAATAGTACACATCGTAAAAGCATTATTTCATCATCTAGAGAAAGTATTGGTAAAGTTGTCAATATTACGCCTGAGTTTCAAA CAATTGCATCAAAGGCTTCCAACAAAAGGTTTACAAGACATGAAAAACAATCATCTGTAAAAACAATATACATACAGTCTACAAAAAAATCTAACTAA